From the genome of Leptospira koniambonensis:
AAAGCCTGCCCCGAATTCAAAACAAGATCCACAAAATATTCTCTTCTTTTTACATCCAATTCTCTAATTACATCATCAATTAGAAGAATAGGGGTCCTCCCCAATTTCCTGCGATAATACTCAAAAGCGGCAGCTTTTAAAGAAATCACAGTACTTCTCTTTTGACCTTGAGAAGCGAAATCCATGATATCACGATTATCTTCTCCAATATATAGATCGTCTCTATGGATCCCGACAGAAGTATAACCTAGTTTTCGATCTCTATTAATATTTCTTTGTAAGGTTTCCTTAAAATTTTCCAGATCGAAAAAGCTGGGTTTGTATTCAAGAGTTAGATTGTCTCTTCCACCACTTAACTTTTTTAGATTTTCTCTATAGATAGGATCGAATTCTAAAATGAATTCTTTTCTTTTATTAAATATACTGATCCCTTTTTCAATGAGTCTTTGATTCCAAATTTCATAAAGACCAGGATCAGAAGATCCACTTTTTAAAAGTGCATTTCTTTGTTTTAAGATGCGATTATATTCTATTAGATCATTTAAGTAAGAAGGATCTAAAGAAGAAAGTAGACTGTCCAAAAATCTTCTTCTTTCTGAAGGCCCGCCCTCTACGATCACTAGATCCAGAGGAGTCATCAGAACGCTTAGGAACTTTCCTACTAAGTCAGATCTTTTTTTAACTTCTTCTTGATTGAATTTAAGTTTGCGGCGACTAACAGGTTTTTTAGAAAAGCCTAATTCATAAATTTCTTTTTTATGATCTCTGTCGACTTCACCTTTGATATAATATCCGTCTGAATTCCAGCGGATCAAATTTCCTTCTTCTGATTCTCTAAAACTTTTTAGCCAAGAGATCATAGAGATTGCTTCGAGTAGGTTTGTTTTTCCTTCTCCGTTTTCTCCCACAAAGAAAATAAGCCTGGAATGGAACTCCAGGCTTATCTGTTCGTGATTTCTGAAATTGAGAAGCCTTAGGCTTCGTAAAAACACGGATCTTCTCTTTTAGATTTTCATCGGCATGATTACCGATATAAAATCAGGATCAGAAGGATCTTTGAACACAACAGGTGAACTTGAATCACTAAATTCAATTCTGAATTCATTATCATCAATAGATTTGAATACATCAGATAGATATTCACCTTTGAATGCCACAGTAACCTCGTCTCCAGAATACTCGATAGGCATATTAATACTAACCTCATTCACTCCTTGTGTTTGAGCGTAGAAGTTGATATTATTTTTTGTGAATGTTAAACGTATCTGACGAGTAGGTTCTTCTGCAGCAATCAATGCTTGTCTAAGATAGATCTGGAATCCTTCTTTAGGAATTACTGCACTGAATTTAGAAGACTTAGGAATTACTTGCTCATAATTCGGGAAGTTACCTTCGATCAATTTACAAAGAAGTTCAATCTGATTTGCATTCACATAGATTTGATTGTCTATGATCCCAATCTTTCCAGTTTCAGCAGTCGCGATCATTTTAGAGATCTCTCTAATTGCTTTCGAAGGAATGATAACTGAATCTTTGAATTTCAAAGTAGTAGAAAGAGGTCTTTCGATCTTACATAATCTTCTGCCATCAGTAACTGCAAATACAAGCTTGTCCCCTTTAGGAACCATGAATAGTCCATTGAAGATATATCTTTGGTCTTCATGAGCAATTGCATAAGAAGTTTTACGGATCATCTCTGCAAACATTGCAGTTGGGAAA
Proteins encoded in this window:
- the dnaN gene encoding DNA polymerase III subunit beta, whose protein sequence is MKIKVNTSEFLKAIHAVEGVISAREIRSVLSNLKLEAETSSVSISATDLEISIKTSLNAQVDKSGDISLPAKQLSSIFKTIHFEEALLSTEDGDADSSITYITDATKKNDYKNKLNGMDAEEIKTIPKVDASNISDFPTAMFAEMIRKTSYAIAHEDQRYIFNGLFMVPKGDKLVFAVTDGRRLCKIERPLSTTLKFKDSVIIPSKAIREISKMIATAETGKIGIIDNQIYVNANQIELLCKLIEGNFPNYEQVIPKSSKFSAVIPKEGFQIYLRQALIAAEEPTRQIRLTFTKNNINFYAQTQGVNEVSINMPIEYSGDEVTVAFKGEYLSDVFKSIDDNEFRIEFSDSSSPVVFKDPSDPDFISVIMPMKI
- the recF gene encoding DNA replication/repair protein RecF (All proteins in this family for which functions are known are DNA-binding proteins that assist the filamentation of RecA onto DNA for the initiation of recombination or recombinational repair.) — translated: MFLRSLRLLNFRNHEQISLEFHSRLIFFVGENGEGKTNLLEAISMISWLKSFRESEEGNLIRWNSDGYYIKGEVDRDHKKEIYELGFSKKPVSRRKLKFNQEEVKKRSDLVGKFLSVLMTPLDLVIVEGGPSERRRFLDSLLSSLDPSYLNDLIEYNRILKQRNALLKSGSSDPGLYEIWNQRLIEKGISIFNKRKEFILEFDPIYRENLKKLSGGRDNLTLEYKPSFFDLENFKETLQRNINRDRKLGYTSVGIHRDDLYIGEDNRDIMDFASQGQKRSTVISLKAAAFEYYRRKLGRTPILLIDDVIRELDVKRREYFVDLVLNSGQAFFTTTDLEGISDYVGRLEDEKQIFVVKNGLVTPYQ